ATTGATAAAAAATCAACAAATTTGATTAGAAAAAAATTGTTAACAGATAAGGATCTAACATTAATTGAAATTTCACATAATGTTGATCCTAGTGAATATTCAAAATACGATGAGGTAATAGATTTAGATGCAACTACTTTGAGAAAATAAAAAACTTTTTATAATAAATTTATTTTTAATTTTTTTATCATCTTCAGGATTGATTTTGTCTATATATTTTCAATTAACAATTTCAGAAGAGATATTTAATTTTAAATCTTCAGTGTCAGATAGTCATACAAAAAATAGATTAATAATTTTGCAAATTGTTGCACTTTTAATTTTTACATTTTTTTTATCTATAAAATTTATAAATGCTATTTTTATTGATAAACAAAAAAATGAAATAATCTTAAAGATAAGAAATAAAAATATTGAATTTTTTAATTTTTGTTCATATAAACAAATGAAGAATAAAAAAGTTGAAGAACACATTGACAACTTTAGTGATGTTATTGAAAAATTTACAATAGTTAACACAACAGATATCTATGCTTTTGCAAACAATATTATTTCACTTTTAGGCATTTTAATTCTTTTTGGTGTGATCATAATCTTTAAAAACTTTTTGTTTTTATATATTTTAATTTTTATAATAGTTGCTATTTTACTTAACTGACTTTTGCCTTATTTTTTCAACAAAAAAGAATTGAAATACAAAGATAAATTAATTGAATATAGACAAAGAAATTTATCTCAAACAACTGATTTAATTGATAATTACAAAGCTTTTTTATGAAATAAATCATCTAGTTATTTTGATAGAGAATATTTCAAAATAATTAGAAAATTTAACATTGAAAATCATAAGTTATTTATTAAAAATAAGTTTATAGAATCTATAAAAGAAATCTCACTAGAAATTACAAAATACATTCCTATTTTAGTTGCTATTTTTCTTGTAATTGCAGATCCTGTAAATCTAGGAACTTTAGTTGTTATTAATTTTATCTTTGTGGAGATAAAATCAATTCAAGAAATGATAATAAATAACTACACAAGTATTAAAAGTAGAAATGTATTTTTAAAATATTTAAGTTTTTATCAAAATATCAAAAGTGAAAATTTAACCAAAATATATGATTCAATAGACAACATAGAATTTAAAAATTCTAGTTTCGCTTTTGATGAAAAAGTAATTTTTAATAACTTAAATATTAAGTTTAGAAAAAATGAAAAATATCTTATTGAAGGTCCTTCTGGATCAGGAAAATCTACATTAATAAAACTAATATTAAAGGAAATAACTTCACAAAATCAAAGCATATTAATTAATGATAAAAACATCAATAATATTGATAGAAAATCGATTATTGAAAATATTATATTTTTAGATAACAAAGTAATAATTTTAAATGAAGATTTGCAAAGTAATATCAGCTTACTTGAAGATAAAATTATCCTTGAAAAGTACTTAGATATTTCAAAAAACTTTAATATAAATTTTGAAGATCTTTTATCTCTTTCTGAAGGCGAAAAACAAATTTTAAATATAGCAAGGATAATTTATCATGCCAGTGATAACAAGTGAATAATTTTTGATGAATCCATGTCTAACATAGATAAGAAGATGAAAGATAAAATTGAAAATTATTTCTTAGATATGAAAAATACAACATTTATAAATATCTCTCATAATCCTTCAATGTCAAATAGAGATAAATATAGTCAAATATTTAATATTAAAAACTTAAAAAATTTATAGAACTTTTTAAGCTCTAATTTTTAAAAATTTAATAAAGTTTTTTTGTTTAAAGACTTTGATTATTAAATCCTTTTGGAAAAAGATGAGTTTTAAAATTTGAATCAATTTTTTTAATATTTTTTAATGAATCTTTGTATGATTTTTTTTGTTCTTTTCCACCACCATAAATTAGATCATATTGTGGAATAAAATAATTTCTATATCAAAATGAAGGTAAGCCTTGTACTTTGAAACCTTCTGATTTAAAAGCTACTGATCCTGTTAGTCCAGAAAGATCAGAACCTAGAGCATGGATTCCTACAATTTTGTTATTTTTATCAACAGTTTTAGATCCACTTGATCCACCACTTAAGGCAGTATTTCTAAAGTAGTAAAGTAATCCAGAATAATAATATTTTTGACCTCAAATATTTAATGTTGTTCCTTTGAAAAATGCAGATGAATCCACAATTCCTTTTTTACCAAACATGCTATTGTTTTCAAATTCTGAAAGCATAGCTCCTTTTTCATAAATTTTGGCATCCAATCCTTCAACTGTATCTTCAACTGGTTTGTTAATTGATGGTACTAAAGCTCTTATTTGATTTTCTTTTCTAATTCCATCTTCATTTCTTTCAGTAGGATCTGGATATCCCGAAATGTAATAATAATTATTTGTTGTTTGTAAATAATCTTTTAAAAGTGAATCTTTAATAAAATTATTTTTATCTTTTTCTTCTCACAAAGCATAATCTGAAGTAAATTTTCTAGCTTCAGCTTCATTTTGGAATTTAATTTCAAATACTGCAAAGTCAATAATTTCTTCATAACTTGCTAAATCTCTAAAATAATCATTTGGCTTTGTTGTTAGATAATCATTACCCATGAAAACCAATTTCACATTTTTTCTCGGCACTGTTAATGTGTTTTCAGGTTTATCATCATTTTCAATTTTTTGAATATTAGTTCCTGTTTTTTTTAAGTCTCATCTTCTTAGATAAACCTCTTCAGTTTCACCTCTAAAATATTTTGTTGATTCAGGAAAATCTCTTGAACTAAAATATGTTGCAACATGAGCATTGGTTGCAAAATATCATGTAAGCGGATATGATCCATCTTCTGTAAGTTGATAATCTAAAATTCAAGTTGTTCCTGAAGCTTTAGCTGGCTTTCCATCTTGGTCTATTGCTCCAACTACTGGAATTGAAAGTGAAAGAGAAGTTTTAAAATTATCTTGATAAATTTTGTTTGGTGCAACATAAGTAGCTGCTGTTTTAGGACTAAAAAGTTGATAAGCTCTACGAGCTGTTTCATCTTCTTCTCTTTCTGGACTACTATTAATTCTTGTAGAAGCAAAAGAATTACTATTTTTATTGTAATTAACAACTTGATAGCTAGAAGTGTCAATATGACCTAGATTGTCTGTTTTTCCCAAAAGTGTCCATGATATTCAAAAAATAAGCCCAACTACTAAAGCTCCACAAATAATTCAAACTAGAAAAAATCAAAATTTATTAGATATTTTTTTCATAATAAAAAATTTTAACACTAAGCAACAAAGATTAAAAGCTGGTTTTTAAAAAATAATTGTATGTTTAAAATTTATTAATTTAAAATTGCTATTATGAATAAAAAAACACTTGTAAGCGGAATAACATCAACTGGAAAATTAACTCTTGGTAACTATATTGGGGCAATTAGAAATTTTGTAAAATTACAAGATGAATTTAATATGTTTATTTTTGTAGCTGATCTACACTCATTAACTAATGAAATTGTTCCATCAGTACTAAGAAAAAATATTAAAGAAATTGCTGCATTATATCTTGCTTGTGGATTAGATCCTGAAAAGACTGTTTTATTTAAACAATCTGATGTTTATGAACATGGTCTTATGCAATGAATTTTATTAAATCAAACAACTATAGGTGAGCTTTCTAGAATGACTCAATTTAAAGACAAATCAAGTAAAATTACTCACGCAAACAACACTGAGTCAATACCTAGTGGTCTTTTGACTTATCCTACATTAATGGCAGCTGATATTTTACTTTATAATCCCAACTTAGTTCCAGTTGGACAAGATCAAGTTCAACACTTAGAACTAACTAGAAAAATTGCTAGAAAATTAAATAACAAATACAACACCAAGTTTAATGAGCCAACAACATTTGTTCCTGAAACAGGTGCTAAAATCATGTCACTAACTAATCCAACTAAAAAAATGTCAAAATCAAGTGATGATATCAATGGAACAATATTTTTATTAGAAGATCCTGAATTAGCTTACAAAAAAATTAAAAAATCTATAACAGATAGTGAAAATAAAGTTTATCATGATCCTTCAAAACCTGGAGTGTCAAACTTGCTTGAAATTTATGCTTGTTTAGAAAATAAAAGCCTTAAAGAAGCTCAAGAAATTTTCAAAGATAAAAACTATTTAGAACTTAAAGAAGGAGTTGGAAATAGTGTTAAAAACTTTTTAACAAAGCTGCAAGCAAAATATCAAGAAAACTATAAACGTGTAGATGAAATTTTAAACCAAGGTAAAATAAAAGCACAAAAAGTTGCTTCATATAATTTAAATAACTTAATGAAAAAAATTGGAATAAGAGATAAATAATGAATGAAAAAAATTCAGATGAAATTAACTATGATTTTAAAGTTGATAGTAATTTAAACCACACAACAAGCCACTTGTTAGCAGCTGCTATTGTTCAACTTTATCCAAATGTAAAACTAGGTTTTGGTCCTGCTATTGAAGAAGGATTTTATTATGATTTTGAATTTGAAAATCCTCTAAGTAAACTTGAACTTTTGAAAATTGAAAAGCTAATGAAAAAACTAGCATCTATGAATTTAAAAATGGTCAAAGTTGATGGCTCAAATTATGATTTTACAAACAAGCCTTATAAAAAAGAACTCTATGATGAACTCAAACAAAAAGGTCAAGAAATAACTTTTTACTCTTTAGTTGATACAAATGGTAAAGAAATTTTTACAGATCTTTGTGCTGGTGGCCACGTTGAAAGTACTAGCAAAATCAATAACTTTAAATTGCTTTCACTAGCAGGGGCTTATTGAAGGGGAAACTCAAATAATATTCAACTAACAAGAATTTATGGCTCTTCTTTTTACAAAAAAGATGAACTCGAAAACTATTTAAAAGTTATAGAAGATCGTAAAGAAAGAGACCATCGAAAAATAGGTAAAAATCTTGGAATTTTTACCTTTAGTTCTTTATCAGGACATGGCTTTCCTATTTGATTAAAAAAAGGTATGTTAATAAAAAGAGCAATTGAAAAAGAGATATTGTATTTAGATAGAAAATACGGCTTTGAAGAAGTTCTTAGTCCTCATTTTGGAGAAGAATCTCTTTATATTAAATCAGGACATCTAGCTCACTATCAAGAGACTATGTTTAAATCTCTTGAAGTTGAAAATGAAAAACTAATTCCTCGTCCAATGACTTGTCCTCATCACATCATCATCTATGATGCTTTTCCTCGTTCTTATAGAGAACTTCCACTAAGGCTATCTGAGCAATCAAGGCTTTATAGATATGAAAAATCAGGAGCTCTAACAGGTCTTGAAAGAGTAAGGGCAATGGACCTTACTGAAGGTCACATTTTTATTAGACAAGATCAGATTAAAGATGAAGTTTTAAACATGATTAATTTAATCCAAGAAACTTTAAAAATTTTTAAAATAAAAATTGACCATGTTGCTCTTTCATTAAGAGACAATGACAAAGAAAAATTCTTTGATGATGATCAAATGTGAGATCAAGCAGAAAGTGCACTTAAGGAAATTTTAGATCAAAACAAAATTGACTACATAGTTGAAAAAGGTGAAGCTGCTTTTTATGGGCCTAAAATTGACTTTCAAGTTAAAACTGTTTTAAACAACATCATCACTATGTCAACTATTCAACTTGATTTTCTACTTCCAAGAAAATTTAACATTTCTTATATAGCCCCTGACGGAAGCAAACAAACACCTTTAATGATTCATAGAGGACTAATCGGAACCTACGAAAGATTTGTTTCAATTTTACTTGAACAAACAAAAGGTAATTTTCCATTTTGACTCTCTCCTTCTCAAGTAATAGTTCTTCCTATAGCCAAGGAATTTAAAGAATATGCCTTTGAAATTTATAGCAAAATATTTAAGCAAAATTTTAATGTTGAAATTGACAATAGAGATGAGACTATAAATAAAAAAATTAGAGAAGCTCAAATCAATAAATATAAATATCAAATCATCATTGGTAAACAAGAGATGGAAAATAAAACTATTGCAATTAGAGAATATGGAAAAGTTCAAACAATAACAATGGATCTTGAAAGTTTTATTGAAAAAATAAAATCTCAAAGAGATTCAAAAGAATAAGCTATGAAATTAGAATTTCAATATAGATTGTTTTATCCACTTTTTTTTGTAATTGTTCCCTTTGTAATAATTTTAATTATGATCAACACTTTTGAAAAAACACCTATTCAAAAGTGACATTGATCATTGATTTTTTTGTCAGTTCAAATTTTAGGAATTTTAACTTTTGCTCTTATTCATAAAATTAAAATTTCAACAACAAAATCAAAGATTAAAATTTCTTTTTTTAAAAGTATTGATTATAAAAATGTAACTCAAAATAGCTCACTTGTAATTGCCATTGCACTAATCATTGCGTTATATGGAATTATTGCTCATTGACTACTTGCTTTGATTGTTTTTACAAGTTCTATTCTTTCATATTTAGCTATTCAGTTTTTAATAAAATTTATTATTAAAAAGCTCTAAGATATTTTTTTAAACATTAGTTTTTGCCTTAAATTTTAAAGGCAAAATTTTCTTTTTTTTAATATTTATTTAAATTAATAAAAATAAATTTTAGCTTGCTATTTTTTTGCACAAAATCGCTATTTTTCATGGATTGCTTTATCTTTACAATCTTATTAAATTTATAGTGGTAAAATTATTATTAGAAACTTTGGATCCAAAAAATCACAAAAGTTTCCTTAATTTTTTAAAAAAAATCTATATTTATTATCATTAATTTGATGGTAAAAAAAAACTAAATGAAAGGAAGGTTTTTTATTTTGTTCGCGTTAAAAACACAAAACATTAAAGGCGAAAAAATGGTAACCTGAAAGGGTTGGTTGATGTGAGCCTTGCTTGTTTCTGCATATACCCTTTTTGTTATTAATTGAGGTATTGCGGCCAACTTAAATAGAGCCGTAGCATCTAATGGCGAAGTAATTGGAACTTTACCTCATTTTTTTCCAGAAACCAAAGGAGCAATAAGCAAAACTGTTAACCAAGCTGTTAACTGGGGTATTACTATAGGTAGAGGTATAGGGTCGCTTCTTATTGGTTGACTTATTGTCAAATTAACCCATAAGTATGCAACTCTTATTTCTTTGGTGCTAGCTTTATTTGCTATACCAGCACCTTGAATGCCAGACTATTGATCATTCATAACATTTAGAACCTTTTTTGCTATAGGTGGTACAACTCTAATTATCCTATTACAACCTGTTGTATCTGCCTACTTTAGTGCTAAAACTAAAGGTAAAATATCAATATTTACAACATGAGGTTATCCTCTAGGGACAATTATTACTCTTGCTCCATTTTTAGTTTCAAAAGATACAACTGAGGCACTTGTAAGAAATTGACAAATTATTTATACAGTTATTGGTCTTTTATTCTTAATACCTCTTATTACATATGCTGTTCTTGGTCAAAGATTTGATACTTTCCAAGACTTTAAAGAAAAACAAGAGAAGATAAAACAAGATTTTGAAGCTAAGGGTGTTAAATTAGAAACTCCTTCAGCACTTTCTCTTCTTAAACAAAAAGAAACTTATATTTGAATTTTATTTTATGGTGGATGACTTGTAGCTGTTGTTATGCCTTTCATCATGGCAAGAAGTAATCTTCCTGGCCTAGCTCAAGTTCAAGAAGCTAATGCAGATGCAATAAGAAGAATAATAACAATTTGACTAATCTTCTTCCATGTTGCCATTATTTTAGGACCTTATACAGTTGGTCTATGAAATAAATGAAACGTTAAAAGAAAACCATTCATTGTAGCAGTTACTCTAAGTGGTGTTGTACTTTGAGCTTTAGCTATTGTAGTATTTGTTTACATGGTAGCTCCTCTAACAGCACAAGGTTACAACATGGGAGCTGCTGGATGACTATTCTTCATATTAGGATTTTTAAAAGGTCTATTACTATGAGGAATTCAAGGGGTATTTTTAAATAACCCTCATGAACAAGAAGGATCAAACCCTAAAAAAGTTGGACTACAATTTTCATTTATTTGAGGATTTGGTTACTTCTTCTTTACATTTGCAACAATTATTCTTTCACAACTTGCAGATATTAAAGGTCAAGGTGCAATAATATGAGCTGTATTTGTTACTTTATTTATGTTACTAGCTCCTATATCATGGCTGTTTATTAAAGAAACAAAACCTAATGCTCCTATCTTGCCTAAATTCGATAAAAAAGATAAATAAAGAATTAATTTTTAAAAAAACTAGAAGCTAAAGCTTCTAAGAAAAAATGTAAAACAACCCTCAATCTTAGGGTTGTTTTTTTATGTTTAATTATTGAAGATTTGACAAAGCTTATTTAACATTTTTATTTTTTACTAATGCATCACAAACTTCTTAAATGCATTAACACTGATAAAAATATGTCTTTGTTAAATCAGCTCAAAAAAACTTTTTAAATATCCCTTAAATATGAGTGTTTTTGAAACAACTAAAACTAGAATAATTAAAAAAATGAATTTAATTTTTTGATGAATTTTATGGTTAAAAAATTAAGACTAAAAAATGCATATTTTAGTGAAAAATAAACTGCTTAAAAAACCAGAAAAATTTAAAAGTAAAATTTTTATTTTTGAGAAAATATTTTGCTTTTTAAAAAATAAAAATCTTTGATTTTACAAACCAAAAAATTTATTCTTGCAAAAAATAACGCTGAAGATGCAAAAAGTTAATCAACATAAAAAAGAATTAGAAAATATTATAAAAATTTATAAAATAATTTTTCATAACATTAATCAAAAAGAAGCTTAAAAAAATTAAAGAATATAAATAAAAAAATATTGATTCAAGCTTCATCAAAAGAATTTTTGATTTGATAAATCAACAAATTATTCTTGACAAAAATCTAAACTTGTAAAACCAAAAAAAGATCAAGAAATTAAAAAATGATTCCATAAAAACAAAAACATACTTAGTTGAAAAAAATTTGAAATCCATATTCATTAATAATCAAAGATAACAACCATTTTTACAAAGAAAAACATCCCAACAAAATTGAGATGTTTTAATGTTTTTTTAATAATTTTTTTAGTTTATTTTAATTCTATTTTTTAGCCAAACTTTTTAAAATTTTTTCTTGATCTTCTTGGTCTAAATTTGAAAATTTTTTTAATGCATATGCTAGTGATTTATTCTCAATTGTGCTTTGAATTTTACTAGATTCTTTATCCATTTTATTATCATAATAAAAAATTGATTTGTATATTTCTAACAAAATATCTATTTCTAAATTATGTTTTTTAACCAAGTTATAAATCAAAAAATATCTTTCATTTTTGCTTAGTTTTTGAATAGGATTTCTTGCTACTCTTGAAATTAAATCTTGATTTTCTTTTATTGAAAATCTCTTCAGATTTTTTTCTAAATAATCATTCAAATAATCAACTTTAAATAATAGATATTCTTTAGATAAAATTTCATTAATAATCTTTGCTAGTCTTTTTATTTTAAAAAGAATTTGCTGATCATTAAGGGCTTCATTTATGTAAGTATATTTTTTTAAATATCCTAAATAACCAATTGTAGAGTGAATTGCATTAACTAGAAAAAG
The sequence above is a segment of the Mycoplasmopsis pulmonis genome. Coding sequences within it:
- the thrS gene encoding threonine--tRNA ligase produces the protein MNEKNSDEINYDFKVDSNLNHTTSHLLAAAIVQLYPNVKLGFGPAIEEGFYYDFEFENPLSKLELLKIEKLMKKLASMNLKMVKVDGSNYDFTNKPYKKELYDELKQKGQEITFYSLVDTNGKEIFTDLCAGGHVESTSKINNFKLLSLAGAYWRGNSNNIQLTRIYGSSFYKKDELENYLKVIEDRKERDHRKIGKNLGIFTFSSLSGHGFPIWLKKGMLIKRAIEKEILYLDRKYGFEEVLSPHFGEESLYIKSGHLAHYQETMFKSLEVENEKLIPRPMTCPHHIIIYDAFPRSYRELPLRLSEQSRLYRYEKSGALTGLERVRAMDLTEGHIFIRQDQIKDEVLNMINLIQETLKIFKIKIDHVALSLRDNDKEKFFDDDQMWDQAESALKEILDQNKIDYIVEKGEAAFYGPKIDFQVKTVLNNIITMSTIQLDFLLPRKFNISYIAPDGSKQTPLMIHRGLIGTYERFVSILLEQTKGNFPFWLSPSQVIVLPIAKEFKEYAFEIYSKIFKQNFNVEIDNRDETINKKIREAQINKYKYQIIIGKQEMENKTIAIREYGKVQTITMDLESFIEKIKSQRDSKE
- a CDS encoding hexose phosphate transporter, which codes for MVTWKGWLMWALLVSAYTLFVINWGIAANLNRAVASNGEVIGTLPHFFPETKGAISKTVNQAVNWGITIGRGIGSLLIGWLIVKLTHKYATLISLVLALFAIPAPWMPDYWSFITFRTFFAIGGTTLIILLQPVVSAYFSAKTKGKISIFTTWGYPLGTIITLAPFLVSKDTTEALVRNWQIIYTVIGLLFLIPLITYAVLGQRFDTFQDFKEKQEKIKQDFEAKGVKLETPSALSLLKQKETYIWILFYGGWLVAVVMPFIMARSNLPGLAQVQEANADAIRRIITIWLIFFHVAIILGPYTVGLWNKWNVKRKPFIVAVTLSGVVLWALAIVVFVYMVAPLTAQGYNMGAAGWLFFILGFLKGLLLWGIQGVFLNNPHEQEGSNPKKVGLQFSFIWGFGYFFFTFATIILSQLADIKGQGAIIWAVFVTLFMLLAPISWLFIKETKPNAPILPKFDKKDK
- a CDS encoding MIP family Ig-specific serine endopeptidase yields the protein MGKTDNLGHIDTSSYQVVNYNKNSNSFASTRINSSPEREEDETARRAYQLFSPKTAATYVAPNKIYQDNFKTSLSLSIPVVGAIDQDGKPAKASGTTWILDYQLTEDGSYPLTWYFATNAHVATYFSSRDFPESTKYFRGETEEVYLRRWDLKKTGTNIQKIENDDKPENTLTVPRKNVKLVFMGNDYLTTKPNDYFRDLASYEEIIDFAVFEIKFQNEAEARKFTSDYALWEEKDKNNFIKDSLLKDYLQTTNNYYYISGYPDPTERNEDGIRKENQIRALVPSINKPVEDTVEGLDAKIYEKGAMLSEFENNSMFGKKGIVDSSAFFKGTTLNIWGQKYYYSGLLYYFRNTALSGGSSGSKTVDKNNKIVGIHALGSDLSGLTGSVAFKSEGFKVQGLPSFWYRNYFIPQYDLIYGGGKEQKKSYKDSLKNIKKIDSNFKTHLFPKGFNNQSL
- a CDS encoding ATP-binding cassette domain-containing protein, whose amino-acid sequence is MQLLWENKKLFIINLFLIFLSSSGLILSIYFQLTISEEIFNFKSSVSDSHTKNRLIILQIVALLIFTFFLSIKFINAIFIDKQKNEIILKIRNKNIEFFNFCSYKQMKNKKVEEHIDNFSDVIEKFTIVNTTDIYAFANNIISLLGILILFGVIIIFKNFLFLYILIFIIVAILLNWLLPYFFNKKELKYKDKLIEYRQRNLSQTTDLIDNYKAFLWNKSSSYFDREYFKIIRKFNIENHKLFIKNKFIESIKEISLEITKYIPILVAIFLVIADPVNLGTLVVINFIFVEIKSIQEMIINNYTSIKSRNVFLKYLSFYQNIKSENLTKIYDSIDNIEFKNSSFAFDEKVIFNNLNIKFRKNEKYLIEGPSGSGKSTLIKLILKEITSQNQSILINDKNINNIDRKSIIENIIFLDNKVIILNEDLQSNISLLEDKIILEKYLDISKNFNINFEDLLSLSEGEKQILNIARIIYHASDNKWIIFDESMSNIDKKMKDKIENYFLDMKNTTFINISHNPSMSNRDKYSQIFNIKNLKNL
- the trpS gene encoding tryptophan--tRNA ligase, which gives rise to MNKKTLVSGITSTGKLTLGNYIGAIRNFVKLQDEFNMFIFVADLHSLTNEIVPSVLRKNIKEIAALYLACGLDPEKTVLFKQSDVYEHGLMQWILLNQTTIGELSRMTQFKDKSSKITHANNTESIPSGLLTYPTLMAADILLYNPNLVPVGQDQVQHLELTRKIARKLNNKYNTKFNEPTTFVPETGAKIMSLTNPTKKMSKSSDDINGTIFLLEDPELAYKKIKKSITDSENKVYHDPSKPGVSNLLEIYACLENKSLKEAQEIFKDKNYLELKEGVGNSVKNFLTKLQAKYQENYKRVDEILNQGKIKAQKVASYNLNNLMKKIGIRDK